The following are from one region of the Amylibacter sp. IMCC11727 genome:
- a CDS encoding YaiI/YqxD family protein → MTRIFIDADACPVKDETLRVADRHKVQVFVVSNGGIRPNPHPLVETVVVDDGPDVADMWIADRCGRGDVVITGDIPLAAKCLEADARVVQHNGEVFTKGNIGNRLATRDLMQDLRAADPFRQGGGKPFSKADRSRFLDVLEREVRFAQRD, encoded by the coding sequence GTGACACGCATTTTCATCGACGCCGATGCCTGCCCCGTGAAGGATGAAACCCTGCGCGTGGCGGATCGGCATAAGGTGCAGGTGTTTGTGGTGTCCAATGGCGGGATCAGGCCCAATCCACATCCGCTGGTGGAAACGGTGGTTGTGGATGATGGGCCTGATGTGGCGGATATGTGGATCGCAGATCGTTGTGGGCGCGGTGATGTGGTGATTACAGGGGACATCCCGTTGGCCGCCAAGTGTTTGGAAGCAGACGCGCGGGTTGTGCAACACAACGGCGAAGTGTTCACCAAAGGCAATATCGGCAATCGGTTGGCAACGCGGGATTTAATGCAGGATCTGCGCGCCGCGGATCCGTTTCGCCAAGGGGGCGGAAAGCCGTTCAGCAAAGCGGATCGATCACGATTTTTAGATGTGTTGGAGCGCGAGGTGCGGTTTGCCCAAAGAGATTGA
- a CDS encoding HAD family phosphatase, with the protein MPKEIEAVVFDIGNVLIEWQPERFYDTVMPAEDRVKMFETIDLHRMNDLVDRGANWRDTVYATAEEYPEYRDMIRLWHDRWIEMASPAIDASVDVLRKLRMNFVPVFALSNFGIQTFEYAETVYPFLQEFDQRYISGYRGEVKPEPRIYEILEQNCGVAPDRLLFADDRQENLDAAAARGWNVHLFDGPEGWIERLKSEGLL; encoded by the coding sequence TTGCCCAAAGAGATTGAAGCGGTAGTTTTTGATATTGGAAACGTGCTGATCGAATGGCAGCCCGAGCGGTTTTACGACACTGTTATGCCTGCCGAAGATCGTGTGAAAATGTTTGAAACCATTGATTTACACCGCATGAATGATCTGGTGGATCGGGGTGCAAATTGGCGCGATACGGTTTATGCAACGGCTGAAGAGTACCCTGAATACCGCGATATGATCCGCCTTTGGCATGATCGGTGGATTGAAATGGCATCCCCTGCGATTGATGCGTCTGTGGATGTGCTGCGTAAATTGCGGATGAATTTTGTGCCCGTGTTTGCCCTGTCAAATTTTGGCATTCAGACGTTTGAATATGCGGAAACGGTTTATCCGTTTTTGCAAGAATTCGACCAGCGATACATTTCGGGCTATCGTGGTGAGGTAAAGCCAGAGCCGCGCATTTACGAGATTTTGGAACAAAACTGTGGCGTTGCGCCTGATCGTTTGCTGTTTGCCGATGATCGGCAGGAGAACCTAGATGCAGCGGCGGCGCGGGGTTGGAACGTACATCTGTTTGACGGGCCAGAGGGTTGGATCGAACGGTTGAAAAGCGAAGGATTACTGTGA
- a CDS encoding ornithine cyclodeaminase — MDIPFIGFDEMDNRLTWRGVTEALRNGHKLAAASIADGFAYRGDDTLLSRAAWIDGLGVAVKSATVIPGNVAKGRPMIHGGVMVFDDEFGTLEAVIDFHLVTKWKTAGDSLLGAQMLARPDSKMVLIVGAGTVARNLVSAYSSAFPEASFLIWNRTAAKAEELATDLSKSHDIKTMKSLEEAVSLADIVSCATMSTEPVLRGDWLRAGQHVDLIGAYRPDMREVDDTALNRAQVFVDSRATTVGHIGELKIPIANGVFSEDDIQGEFYDLVAGTAGRETDDDITLFKNGGGAHLDLMTAKYILAEWSK, encoded by the coding sequence ATGGATATTCCGTTTATCGGATTTGATGAAATGGACAACCGTTTGACGTGGCGCGGGGTCACAGAAGCACTGCGCAACGGGCATAAATTGGCGGCGGCAAGCATTGCAGATGGGTTTGCGTATCGCGGGGATGATACGCTGCTGAGCCGTGCCGCGTGGATTGACGGACTGGGCGTGGCAGTGAAATCTGCGACCGTTATTCCAGGCAATGTGGCCAAAGGCCGGCCCATGATCCACGGCGGGGTGATGGTGTTTGACGATGAGTTTGGCACGTTGGAAGCGGTGATTGATTTCCATTTGGTGACAAAATGGAAAACCGCTGGGGATAGCCTGTTGGGGGCGCAAATGCTCGCGCGGCCTGACAGTAAAATGGTTTTGATTGTGGGGGCTGGAACGGTGGCGCGGAATTTGGTTTCGGCCTATTCCAGTGCATTTCCAGAAGCGTCTTTCTTGATTTGGAACCGCACGGCTGCAAAGGCCGAAGAGTTGGCGACCGATTTGTCAAAATCTCATGATATCAAGACGATGAAGAGTCTTGAGGAAGCAGTTTCATTGGCGGACATAGTGTCTTGTGCGACCATGAGCACGGAACCTGTATTGCGAGGTGACTGGTTGCGCGCAGGGCAACATGTGGATTTGATCGGCGCGTACCGCCCTGACATGCGCGAGGTGGATGATACCGCGTTGAACCGCGCGCAGGTGTTTGTGGACAGTCGCGCCACAACTGTTGGGCATATCGGAGAATTGAAAATTCCAATCGCCAATGGAGTGTTTTCAGAAGATGATATTCAGGGTGAATTTTACGATCTGGTGGCTGGAACGGCGGGGCGTGAAACGGATGACGACATCACCTTGTTTAAAAACGGGGGCGGCGCGCATTTGGACCTGATGACGGCGAAATATATTTTGGCGGAGTGGTCGAAATGA